The sequence GAGAACCCGGAAACCCAGTTCGCCCGCGTGTGGAAGATGCTGCAGATGCCGCGTCCGCCCGTCGACTGGGTGTGCGGCCAGTGCGGGCGTTCGGACCCTCGCGTGCGCTGGTTCTGCCCCGACTGCCGCAGCTTCGGCTCGCACCGCCGCGGCTGGCGCCGTCGCGAGGATTCGTAGCCATGCGCCCCCTGCCGACAGCCCGGCCCGCACGCCGGAAGGCGCTGCCATTGGCGTACGCCGCCGCCTGCCGCGCGGTCCTCGCCGCGTTCGTGCTCGTGCTGGGCGCGGCATTCACAACGGCGGCTGCAGCCGACATCACCCAGGTGGCCGACCTCTTCGCCGCCGGATCCTGGGAACAGGCCCGCGCACAGGCGGCCGGCGACGATTCGGGCGCGCGGCCGGCCGAAGCCCTGCTCTGGCGTTCGCGCCTGGCGAAGGATCCCGCCGCCGCACTGGAACTGCTGCGCGAAGGTCTGAAGCAGAAGCGCCTGGGCAAGCCGGTGCGCGCGCGCCTGGCCCTCGAGATCGCCGATCTCGAACTGGGCCGTGGCCACCCCGCCGAGGCGCTGACGGCGCTGTCGCCGCTCCTGGACGACGGGGGCGATGACCTGCCGGGCCACGTCCAGCTGGTCGCCTCGCGCGCGCTCGTGGCCCTCGGCCGCGGCCCGCGCGCCCGCGAACTGCTGGCGGCCGTCAGGCCCGCCGACCCGGCCTACGCGGAGTCGCGCGCGCTGCTCGGCGACATCGCCATGCTGCAGGGCGATGGCGCCGGCGCGCTGCGCTGGTACGACGCCGCCGACCAGGCCGACAACGGGTTGCGCCGCCGCACCGTGGCCGGGCGCTGCCGTGCGCTGCTGCGCAGCGGCCGCATCCTCGACGTCGAGGCCGCCGAGGCGCAGCTGGCGGCGCTGGATGACGGCTCCCTGGCCCTGGTCGAGATCCGGCGTGCGCTGCGCGAACAGTCGGAGCAGGCCGCATCGCTGCAGTCGCCTTCGGTATCCGGCGCCGCGTCGCGCCCGCTCTCCGAGGCCTCCGCGTCGGAGCGGGCACCGGAGCCCGAAGTCACCGCCCCTG comes from bacterium and encodes:
- a CDS encoding SPOR domain-containing protein, encoding MAYAAACRAVLAAFVLVLGAAFTTAAAADITQVADLFAAGSWEQARAQAAGDDSGARPAEALLWRSRLAKDPAAALELLREGLKQKRLGKPVRARLALEIADLELGRGHPAEALTALSPLLDDGGDDLPGHVQLVASRALVALGRGPRARELLAAVRPADPAYAESRALLGDIAMLQGDGAGALRWYDAADQADNGLRRRTVAGRCRALLRSGRILDVEAAEAQLAALDDGSLALVEIRRALREQSEQAASLQSPSVSGAASRPLSEASASERAPEPEVTAPEREAPEPPAPTPEDARPAEEGRYTLQLGAFTDRGRALEFRQRHAGSVPGLAIEEGRDPRGQSVYRARVGAWPDPASAGEAAVELGRKLGLDVIVVDRQAPARPGG